A stretch of the Siniperca chuatsi isolate FFG_IHB_CAS linkage group LG24, ASM2008510v1, whole genome shotgun sequence genome encodes the following:
- the zeb2b gene encoding zinc finger E-box-binding homeobox 2b isoform X4, with product MKQEIMADGPRCKRRKQANPRRKNAALNYENVVETGSETEEEDKLPVSEEDPLINGTGSPASLTNPEASPRAESHGLLTKEEEDDEMRDSGVEHIWPDNDMLSASVDGTVKSVDCTSEFEDFFAKRKLDDGDSHVVSIAEYLQRGDTAIIYPEAPEELSRLGTPEATGPEENDLPPGTPDAFAQLLTCPYCDRGYKRLTSLKEHIKYRHEKNEENFACPLCNYTFAYRTQLERHMATHKPARDQHQLLNQAAGNRKFKCTECGKAFKYKHHLKEHLRIHSGEKPYECPNCKKRFSHSGSYSSHISSKKCIGLIAVNGRMRSNMKTGSSPTSASSSPTNSAITQLRQKLENGKPLGLPEHNNHLNIKTEPLDFNDYKLMMASHGFGAPGPFMNGGMGGNSPLGVHHNSTAQSPLQQLGMAGLESQLLCYPGPLGNNLSEVQKVLQIVDNTVCRQKMDCKPEELSKLKAYMKELGSQVEEQKQVLAQGGHQVGLPLVNHNGATKSIIDYTLEKVNEAKACLQSLTTDSKRQISNIKREKSNHMLEGGLDEKVQENNMFTPYACQYCKETFPGPIPLHQHERYLCKMNEEIKAVLQPSENLMPNKPGIFMEKNTHLSTSMLSEKVLTGPLNPYRDHMSVLKAYFAMNMEPNSEELLKISIAVGLPQEFVKEWFEQRKMYQYGTTRTPPLEHRNNTDMVVGTNNHHTPPKDSMAARSPVSLIKPTDRITSPSIAELHNNVNNCDNSLRHLKNHQFSGSAKPTGEKLDHSRSNTPSPLNLSSTSSKNSHSSSYTPNSLTSEDLQAEPLDLSLPRLMKEPKHALTVKSRPKVNSINIDHNSVPSPREHFEEPLNLAYLKKDFSGSTNNGNLEKSTSPIFGINPFAAKPLYTSLPPQSAFPPATFMPPMQASIPGLRHYPGMDQMGFLPHMAYTYAAGAATFAEMQQRRKYQRKPGFQGDLLDGTPDYMSGLDDMTDPDSCLSRKKIKKTESGMYACDLCDKTFQKSSSLLRHKYEHTGKRPHQCQICKKAFKHKHHLIEHSRLHSGEKPYQCDKCGKRFSHSGSYSQHMNHRYSYCKREAEEREAAEREAREKGHLEPTELLMSRAYLQGMTPQGYPELAEREAILRHEAVNGGMREGRKEVDGTYAKMGRRDDEFEEEEEESKSMDTDPDTLRDEEENGEHSMDDSSLDGKTETKSDHEDTMEDGM from the exons TCAAAAGTGTCGATTGCACTTCAGAGTTCGAGGATTTCTTCGCCAAGCGGAAGCTGGACGACGGTGACAGTCACGTGGTGAGCATCGCCGAGTACCTGCAGCGGGGCGACACCGCCATCATCTACCCAGAAGCCCCAGAGGAGCTGTCCCGCCTGGGCACGCCGGAGGCCACCGGTCCAGAGGAGAACG ACCTGCCACCTGGAACGCCAGATGCCTTCGCCCAACTGTTGACCTGCCCCTACTGCGACCGGGGCTACAAGCGTTTGACATCGCTGAAGGAGCACATCAAGTACCGCCATGAGAAGAATGAGGAGAACTTCGCCTGTCCCCTGTGCAACTACACGTTTGCTTACCGCACTCAGCTTGAGCGGCATATGGCCACACACAAGCCTGCAAGGGATCAG caCCAACTGCTCAACCAAGCGGCCGGCAACCGCAAGTTCAAATGCACCGAGTGTGGCAAAGCCTTCAAATACAAGCACCATCTGAAGGAACACCTCCGGATTCATAGCG gtgAAAAACCGTATGAGTGCCCCAACTGCAAGAAGCGCTTCTCCCATTCAGGCTCCTACAGTTCCCACATAAGCAGCAAAAAGTGCATTGGCCTGATAGCTGTCAACGGCAGGATGCGCAGCAACATGAAGACAGGCTCCTCCCccacctctgcctcctcctcacccACCAACTCCGCCATCACCCAGCTGCGGCAGAAGCTGGAGAACGGCAAGCCGCTCGGCCTCCCCGAACACAACAACCACCTGAACATCAAAACAGAGCCACTCGACTTCAACGACTACAAACTGATGATGGCATCTCATGGATTCGGTGCTCCTGGACCATTCATGAATGGAGGCATGGGAGGGAACAGCCCACTGGGAGTCCACCACAACTCGACAGCCCAGAGCCCCTTGCAGCAACTCGGGATGGCCGGGCTTGAATCGCAGCTCCTGTGCTACCCAGGGCCACTGGGGAACAACCTGAGCGAGGTGCAGAAGGTTCTCCAGATCGTGGACAACACTGTGTGCAGGCAGAAAATGGACTGCAAGCCGGAGGAGCTCTCCAAGCTAAAGGCCTACATGAAGGAGCTGGGGTCCCAGGTTGAAGAGCAGAAACAGGTGCTGGCACAAGGGGGGCATCAGGTCGGTCTTCCACTAGTCAATCACAACGGCGCCACCAAAAGCATCATTGACTACACGTTAGAAAAGGTGAATGAAGCCAAAGCCTGCCTCCAGAGCTTGACAACAGACTCAAAGAGACAGATTAGCAATATCAAACGAGAGAAATCCAACCACATGCTTGAAGGAGGTTTGGATGAAAAGGTGCAGGAAAATAACATGTTTACACCTTATGCTTGCCAATATTGCAAAGAAACCTTCCCCGGGCCAATACCTTTGCATCAGCATGAACGCTACCTGTGTAAAATGAATGAGGAGATCAAAGCCGTGCTGCAGCCCAGTGAGAATTTGATGCCCAACAAACCAGGGATATTCATGGAGAAGAACACCCACTTATCCACCTCCATGTTGTCCGAGAAGGTACTCACTGGGCCCCTTAACCCTTACAGGGACCACATGTCTGTGCTGAAGGCGTATTTTGCCATGAACATGGAGCCCAACTCAGAGGAGCTGCTCAAGATTTCCATAGCAGTCGGCCTTCCTCAGGAATTTGTCAAGGAGTGGTTCGAGCAGCGAAAGATGTACCAGTACGGCACTACCAGAACCCCACCACTAGAGCACAGGAACAACACGGATATGGTTGTCGGAACAAATAACCACCACACTCCACCAAAAGACTCTATGGCAGCTAGGTCACCTGTGTCTCTAATCAAACCTACTGACCGCATCACATCCCCCTCCATAGCAGAGCTCCATAACAACGTTAACAACTGTGACAACTCGCTCAGACATTTGAAAAACCACCAGTTCAGCGGCAGCGCCAAACCCACAGGTGAAAAGTTGGACCACTCCCGCAGCAACACCCCCTCCCCGCTAAATCTGTCCTCCACATCTTCCAAAAACTCTCACAGCAGCTCCTACACTCCAAACAGCTTGACTTCAGAAGACCTGCAGGCTGAGCCGCTGGACCTCTCTCTGCCGAGACTAATGAAGGAACCCAAGCATGCACTGACTGTCAAAAGCAGACCCAAAGTCAACAGCATTAACATTGACCATAACAGTGTCCCCTCTCCACGAGAGCACTTCGAAGAGCCTTTGAACTTGGCCTATCTCAAGAAGGATTTCTCAGGCTCTACCAACAACGGAAACCTTGAAAAAAGCACCAGCCCCATTTTTGGCATTAACCCGTTTGCTGCCAAACCCCTGTACACGTCACTTCCACCTCAGAGCGCTTTTCCACCTGCCACATTCATGCCCCCGATGCAGGCCAGCATACCGGGTCTTAGGCACTATCCGGGCATGGATCAAATGGGCTTCCTACCACACATGGCCTACACTTACGCAGCAGGGGCAGCTACCTTTGCCGAGatgcagcagaggagaaagTACCAGCGGAAACCAGGTTTCCAG GGGGACCTGCTCGACGGTACACCAGATTACATGTCAGGGCTGGACGACATGACAGACCCCGACTCCTGTCTGTCGCGGAAGAAGATTAAGAAGACCGAAAGTGGTATGTACGCGTGTGACTTGTGCGACAAAACATTCCAGAAGAGCAGTTCCCTTCTAAGACACAAATATGAACACACAG gcaAGAGGCCGCACCAGTGCCAGATCTGCAAGAAAGccttcaaacacaaacaccatctCATCGAGCACTCCAGACTGCACTCGGGGGAGAAGCCTTACCAGTGCGACAAGTGTGGGAAGAGGTTCTCCCACTCGGGCTCCTACTCGCAGCACATGAACCACCGCTACTCCTACTGCAAGCGGGAGGCCGAGGAGCGGGAGGCAGCCGAGAGGGAGGCCCGTGAAAAGGGCCACCTGGAGCCCACGGAGCTGCTGATGAGCCGGGCGTACTTGCAGGGCATGACTCCTCAGGGTTACCCGGAGCTGGCGGAGCGCGAGGCCATCCTGAGGCACGAGGCCGTGAACGGAGGGATGAGAGAGGGACGGAAGGAAGTGGACGGAACGTATGCGAAGATGGGACGGAGGGACGACgagtttgaggaggaggaggaggaaagcaAGAGCATGGACACGGACCCGGACACGTTGAGGGACGAGGAGGAGAACGGAGAGCATTCGATGGACGATAGCTCACTGGATGGCAAAACGGAAACCAAATCGGATCACGAGGACACGATGGAGGATGGCATGTAA
- the zeb2b gene encoding zinc finger E-box-binding homeobox 2b isoform X5, with the protein MKQEIMADGPRCKRRKQANPRRKNALNYENVVETGSETEEEDKLPVSEEDPLINGTGSPASLTNPEASPRAESHGLLTKEEEDDEMRDSGVEHIWPDNDMLSASVDGTVKSVDCTSEFEDFFAKRKLDDGDSHVVSIAEYLQRGDTAIIYPEAPEELSRLGTPEATGPEENDLPPGTPDAFAQLLTCPYCDRGYKRLTSLKEHIKYRHEKNEENFACPLCNYTFAYRTQLERHMATHKPARDQHQLLNQAAGNRKFKCTECGKAFKYKHHLKEHLRIHSGEKPYECPNCKKRFSHSGSYSSHISSKKCIGLIAVNGRMRSNMKTGSSPTSASSSPTNSAITQLRQKLENGKPLGLPEHNNHLNIKTEPLDFNDYKLMMASHGFGAPGPFMNGGMGGNSPLGVHHNSTAQSPLQQLGMAGLESQLLCYPGPLGNNLSEVQKVLQIVDNTVCRQKMDCKPEELSKLKAYMKELGSQVEEQKQVLAQGGHQVGLPLVNHNGATKSIIDYTLEKVNEAKACLQSLTTDSKRQISNIKREKSNHMLEGGLDEKVQENNMFTPYACQYCKETFPGPIPLHQHERYLCKMNEEIKAVLQPSENLMPNKPGIFMEKNTHLSTSMLSEKVLTGPLNPYRDHMSVLKAYFAMNMEPNSEELLKISIAVGLPQEFVKEWFEQRKMYQYGTTRTPPLEHRNNTDMVVGTNNHHTPPKDSMAARSPVSLIKPTDRITSPSIAELHNNVNNCDNSLRHLKNHQFSGSAKPTGEKLDHSRSNTPSPLNLSSTSSKNSHSSSYTPNSLTSEDLQAEPLDLSLPRLMKEPKHALTVKSRPKVNSINIDHNSVPSPREHFEEPLNLAYLKKDFSGSTNNGNLEKSTSPIFGINPFAAKPLYTSLPPQSAFPPATFMPPMQASIPGLRHYPGMDQMGFLPHMAYTYAAGAATFAEMQQRRKYQRKPGFQGDLLDGTPDYMSGLDDMTDPDSCLSRKKIKKTESGMYACDLCDKTFQKSSSLLRHKYEHTGKRPHQCQICKKAFKHKHHLIEHSRLHSGEKPYQCDKCGKRFSHSGSYSQHMNHRYSYCKREAEEREAAEREAREKGHLEPTELLMSRAYLQGMTPQGYPELAEREAILRHEAVNGGMREGRKEVDGTYAKMGRRDDEFEEEEEESKSMDTDPDTLRDEEENGEHSMDDSSLDGKTETKSDHEDTMEDGM; encoded by the exons TCAAAAGTGTCGATTGCACTTCAGAGTTCGAGGATTTCTTCGCCAAGCGGAAGCTGGACGACGGTGACAGTCACGTGGTGAGCATCGCCGAGTACCTGCAGCGGGGCGACACCGCCATCATCTACCCAGAAGCCCCAGAGGAGCTGTCCCGCCTGGGCACGCCGGAGGCCACCGGTCCAGAGGAGAACG ACCTGCCACCTGGAACGCCAGATGCCTTCGCCCAACTGTTGACCTGCCCCTACTGCGACCGGGGCTACAAGCGTTTGACATCGCTGAAGGAGCACATCAAGTACCGCCATGAGAAGAATGAGGAGAACTTCGCCTGTCCCCTGTGCAACTACACGTTTGCTTACCGCACTCAGCTTGAGCGGCATATGGCCACACACAAGCCTGCAAGGGATCAG caCCAACTGCTCAACCAAGCGGCCGGCAACCGCAAGTTCAAATGCACCGAGTGTGGCAAAGCCTTCAAATACAAGCACCATCTGAAGGAACACCTCCGGATTCATAGCG gtgAAAAACCGTATGAGTGCCCCAACTGCAAGAAGCGCTTCTCCCATTCAGGCTCCTACAGTTCCCACATAAGCAGCAAAAAGTGCATTGGCCTGATAGCTGTCAACGGCAGGATGCGCAGCAACATGAAGACAGGCTCCTCCCccacctctgcctcctcctcacccACCAACTCCGCCATCACCCAGCTGCGGCAGAAGCTGGAGAACGGCAAGCCGCTCGGCCTCCCCGAACACAACAACCACCTGAACATCAAAACAGAGCCACTCGACTTCAACGACTACAAACTGATGATGGCATCTCATGGATTCGGTGCTCCTGGACCATTCATGAATGGAGGCATGGGAGGGAACAGCCCACTGGGAGTCCACCACAACTCGACAGCCCAGAGCCCCTTGCAGCAACTCGGGATGGCCGGGCTTGAATCGCAGCTCCTGTGCTACCCAGGGCCACTGGGGAACAACCTGAGCGAGGTGCAGAAGGTTCTCCAGATCGTGGACAACACTGTGTGCAGGCAGAAAATGGACTGCAAGCCGGAGGAGCTCTCCAAGCTAAAGGCCTACATGAAGGAGCTGGGGTCCCAGGTTGAAGAGCAGAAACAGGTGCTGGCACAAGGGGGGCATCAGGTCGGTCTTCCACTAGTCAATCACAACGGCGCCACCAAAAGCATCATTGACTACACGTTAGAAAAGGTGAATGAAGCCAAAGCCTGCCTCCAGAGCTTGACAACAGACTCAAAGAGACAGATTAGCAATATCAAACGAGAGAAATCCAACCACATGCTTGAAGGAGGTTTGGATGAAAAGGTGCAGGAAAATAACATGTTTACACCTTATGCTTGCCAATATTGCAAAGAAACCTTCCCCGGGCCAATACCTTTGCATCAGCATGAACGCTACCTGTGTAAAATGAATGAGGAGATCAAAGCCGTGCTGCAGCCCAGTGAGAATTTGATGCCCAACAAACCAGGGATATTCATGGAGAAGAACACCCACTTATCCACCTCCATGTTGTCCGAGAAGGTACTCACTGGGCCCCTTAACCCTTACAGGGACCACATGTCTGTGCTGAAGGCGTATTTTGCCATGAACATGGAGCCCAACTCAGAGGAGCTGCTCAAGATTTCCATAGCAGTCGGCCTTCCTCAGGAATTTGTCAAGGAGTGGTTCGAGCAGCGAAAGATGTACCAGTACGGCACTACCAGAACCCCACCACTAGAGCACAGGAACAACACGGATATGGTTGTCGGAACAAATAACCACCACACTCCACCAAAAGACTCTATGGCAGCTAGGTCACCTGTGTCTCTAATCAAACCTACTGACCGCATCACATCCCCCTCCATAGCAGAGCTCCATAACAACGTTAACAACTGTGACAACTCGCTCAGACATTTGAAAAACCACCAGTTCAGCGGCAGCGCCAAACCCACAGGTGAAAAGTTGGACCACTCCCGCAGCAACACCCCCTCCCCGCTAAATCTGTCCTCCACATCTTCCAAAAACTCTCACAGCAGCTCCTACACTCCAAACAGCTTGACTTCAGAAGACCTGCAGGCTGAGCCGCTGGACCTCTCTCTGCCGAGACTAATGAAGGAACCCAAGCATGCACTGACTGTCAAAAGCAGACCCAAAGTCAACAGCATTAACATTGACCATAACAGTGTCCCCTCTCCACGAGAGCACTTCGAAGAGCCTTTGAACTTGGCCTATCTCAAGAAGGATTTCTCAGGCTCTACCAACAACGGAAACCTTGAAAAAAGCACCAGCCCCATTTTTGGCATTAACCCGTTTGCTGCCAAACCCCTGTACACGTCACTTCCACCTCAGAGCGCTTTTCCACCTGCCACATTCATGCCCCCGATGCAGGCCAGCATACCGGGTCTTAGGCACTATCCGGGCATGGATCAAATGGGCTTCCTACCACACATGGCCTACACTTACGCAGCAGGGGCAGCTACCTTTGCCGAGatgcagcagaggagaaagTACCAGCGGAAACCAGGTTTCCAG GGGGACCTGCTCGACGGTACACCAGATTACATGTCAGGGCTGGACGACATGACAGACCCCGACTCCTGTCTGTCGCGGAAGAAGATTAAGAAGACCGAAAGTGGTATGTACGCGTGTGACTTGTGCGACAAAACATTCCAGAAGAGCAGTTCCCTTCTAAGACACAAATATGAACACACAG gcaAGAGGCCGCACCAGTGCCAGATCTGCAAGAAAGccttcaaacacaaacaccatctCATCGAGCACTCCAGACTGCACTCGGGGGAGAAGCCTTACCAGTGCGACAAGTGTGGGAAGAGGTTCTCCCACTCGGGCTCCTACTCGCAGCACATGAACCACCGCTACTCCTACTGCAAGCGGGAGGCCGAGGAGCGGGAGGCAGCCGAGAGGGAGGCCCGTGAAAAGGGCCACCTGGAGCCCACGGAGCTGCTGATGAGCCGGGCGTACTTGCAGGGCATGACTCCTCAGGGTTACCCGGAGCTGGCGGAGCGCGAGGCCATCCTGAGGCACGAGGCCGTGAACGGAGGGATGAGAGAGGGACGGAAGGAAGTGGACGGAACGTATGCGAAGATGGGACGGAGGGACGACgagtttgaggaggaggaggaggaaagcaAGAGCATGGACACGGACCCGGACACGTTGAGGGACGAGGAGGAGAACGGAGAGCATTCGATGGACGATAGCTCACTGGATGGCAAAACGGAAACCAAATCGGATCACGAGGACACGATGGAGGATGGCATGTAA